From a region of the Desulfovibrio legallii genome:
- a CDS encoding ABC transporter ATP-binding protein has protein sequence MCPCACCPEAAAPAQPLAPTAAPAADPVFRLRRVRKTRPGDAGFCLRIDRLDVPRGSLLALVGPSGCGKSTALDLLACALRPDAPASAPSKTEQAAPEKTAFTFAPTPDTHTDVLAAWEHGGTDALARLRLRHLGYVLQTGGLLPFLTAQENILLRCRALGLTPARPTAVPHVLGKASATAPAKDLGGAADEVAARLGITKLLHQYPATLSVGERQRVAIAAALAHSPAVVLADEPTAALDPLHADAVLRLLAQLTREGGITVIMVTHNRQAAQDAGFTPVPVRLTATGDATLARIAWPDAEEPDATTPDQSRPPHRADKEVRS, from the coding sequence GTGTGCCCTTGCGCATGCTGCCCTGAGGCAGCCGCGCCCGCGCAGCCGCTTGCGCCCACCGCCGCCCCTGCGGCGGACCCGGTGTTCCGGCTGCGTCGGGTGCGCAAGACCCGCCCCGGCGACGCGGGCTTTTGCCTGCGCATAGACCGGCTTGACGTGCCGCGCGGCTCCCTGCTGGCCCTGGTGGGCCCCAGCGGCTGCGGCAAAAGCACGGCCCTGGACCTGCTGGCCTGCGCCTTGCGGCCCGACGCGCCCGCGTCCGCCCCTTCAAAAACGGAACAAGCCGCACCGGAAAAAACCGCCTTTACCTTCGCGCCCACGCCGGACACGCACACGGACGTGCTGGCCGCCTGGGAGCACGGCGGCACGGACGCTCTGGCCCGGCTGCGCCTGCGCCACCTGGGCTATGTGCTGCAGACCGGCGGTCTGCTGCCATTTCTCACTGCGCAGGAAAATATTCTGCTGCGCTGCCGCGCCCTGGGCCTTACGCCCGCGCGGCCCACGGCTGTCCCCCACGTTTTGGGCAAGGCTTCCGCCACGGCTCCCGCCAAGGATCTTGGGGGCGCCGCCGATGAAGTGGCCGCACGTCTGGGCATCACAAAACTGCTGCACCAGTACCCGGCCACCCTGTCCGTGGGCGAACGCCAGCGCGTGGCCATTGCCGCGGCCCTGGCCCACAGCCCTGCGGTGGTGCTGGCGGACGAGCCCACCGCCGCCCTGGACCCTCTGCACGCGGACGCCGTGCTGCGCCTGCTGGCCCAGCTGACGCGCGAAGGCGGCATCACCGTCATCATGGTCACCCACAACAGGCAAGCGGCCCAGGACGCTGGTTTCACCCCCGTGCCCGTACGCCTGACTGCCACGGGGGACGCGACCCTGGCCCGCATCGCCTGGCCGGACGCGGAAGAGCCGGACGCCACGACGCCGGACCAGAGCCGCCCGCCCCACAGGGCCGACAAGGAGGTCCGGTCCTGA
- a CDS encoding vWA domain-containing protein — translation MLSLLRPVRRVCCCLLLALTALQLSALWAEAAPLLQEGKKSLYQRVVSHPGAALLAEPKADAAVLTQAVTPFTVFYVYARQEGWLQVGVSTSQPQGWLEAAKTTAWNQSLTLLFSPRTGRDPVLFFRTRQALDDLCAAPDMETRLTALEAQAAALRAQSAPAPESLPIVAAEPADAAGAVSEKRFYLMPILDMKDPYAGVKFLQVASIDPGNYGKNKNAPSGPPKTGIALVLDTSISMKPYIDQSLNVVRQIYDSIEKSNLADKVGFAVVAFRSSTKARPGLEYTTKVVSDFATAKDRKSLENNLAKVQEATVSSHDFNEDSLAGVQAAVQDLNWGPYASRLILLISDAGPLRSTDPYASVRMGPSEVNDLARQKGIWITALHVKSPAGRANHAYAEQSYRALSRLSGEKSNYQAVAAPTPQAGAAQFAAVTKTLASGMLDMVRNTAAGKIMTKPKDEKPQKETPETEAARLAATLGYAMQLEYLGRARENQAPSVVNSWIADMDLARLARKEQVPSVEVAVLLTKNQLSDLSSQLKTIIDNAERTKKTDARDFFQGVLSASTRMARDPNLPTQGKTLAELGVLAEFLDGLPYKSDVMLLREEDWYRMSVGEQTTFINRLKSRLARYEEYDRDRANWENFGQTDAGEWVYRVPLRMLP, via the coding sequence ATGCTCTCCCTTCTCCGCCCCGTACGGCGCGTGTGTTGTTGCCTGTTGCTGGCCCTGACCGCCCTGCAGCTGAGCGCGTTGTGGGCCGAGGCCGCCCCCCTGCTGCAAGAGGGCAAAAAAAGCCTCTACCAACGGGTGGTCAGCCACCCCGGCGCGGCCCTGCTGGCCGAACCCAAGGCCGACGCCGCCGTGCTGACCCAGGCGGTGACGCCCTTCACCGTATTCTATGTCTACGCCCGGCAGGAGGGCTGGCTTCAGGTGGGCGTTTCCACCAGTCAGCCCCAGGGCTGGCTGGAAGCGGCCAAGACCACGGCCTGGAACCAGTCCCTCACCCTGCTTTTCTCACCCCGCACCGGCCGCGACCCCGTGCTCTTTTTCCGCACCCGGCAGGCCCTGGACGACCTTTGCGCCGCGCCGGACATGGAAACGCGCCTGACCGCGCTGGAAGCGCAGGCCGCCGCCCTGCGCGCCCAAAGCGCCCCCGCACCGGAAAGCCTGCCCATTGTGGCCGCGGAACCGGCGGACGCCGCCGGGGCCGTTTCTGAAAAGCGCTTCTACCTCATGCCCATTCTGGACATGAAAGACCCTTACGCGGGCGTCAAGTTCCTGCAGGTGGCCTCCATTGATCCCGGCAACTACGGCAAGAACAAAAACGCGCCTTCAGGCCCGCCCAAAACCGGCATTGCCCTGGTGCTCGACACCAGCATTTCCATGAAGCCCTATATTGACCAGAGCCTCAACGTGGTGCGCCAGATCTACGACAGCATTGAAAAAAGCAACCTGGCCGACAAGGTGGGCTTTGCCGTAGTGGCCTTCCGCAGCAGCACCAAGGCCCGGCCCGGCCTGGAGTACACCACAAAAGTGGTCAGCGACTTTGCCACGGCCAAGGACCGCAAAAGTCTGGAAAACAACCTCGCCAAGGTACAGGAGGCCACAGTTTCCAGCCACGACTTCAATGAAGACTCCCTGGCGGGCGTGCAGGCCGCCGTGCAGGACCTCAACTGGGGACCCTACGCCTCCCGGCTCATCCTGCTTATTTCCGACGCCGGGCCGCTCAGGAGCACGGATCCCTACGCCTCCGTGCGCATGGGCCCCAGCGAAGTCAACGACCTGGCCCGGCAAAAGGGCATCTGGATCACCGCGCTGCACGTCAAAAGCCCCGCAGGACGGGCCAACCACGCCTATGCGGAACAGAGCTACCGCGCCCTGAGCCGCCTTTCCGGCGAAAAGTCCAACTACCAGGCCGTGGCCGCGCCCACGCCGCAGGCCGGGGCCGCCCAATTCGCCGCCGTGACCAAAACCCTGGCTTCGGGCATGCTGGACATGGTCCGCAACACGGCGGCGGGCAAGATCATGACCAAACCCAAGGACGAAAAACCGCAGAAGGAAACGCCGGAAACTGAAGCCGCCCGTCTGGCTGCCACGCTGGGCTACGCCATGCAGTTGGAATACCTGGGCCGCGCGCGGGAAAATCAGGCCCCCAGCGTGGTCAACTCCTGGATAGCGGATATGGATCTGGCCCGCCTGGCCCGCAAGGAGCAGGTCCCCAGCGTGGAGGTGGCCGTACTCCTGACCAAAAATCAGCTCAGCGACCTGAGCAGCCAGCTTAAAACCATTATCGACAATGCCGAACGCACCAAAAAAACCGACGCGCGCGACTTTTTCCAGGGGGTGCTTTCCGCCTCCACCCGCATGGCCCGCGACCCCAACTTGCCCACCCAGGGCAAAACCCTGGCCGAACTGGGCGTGCTGGCGGAATTTCTGGACGGCCTGCCCTATAAGAGCGACGTCATGCTGCTGCGCGAGGAAGACTGGTACCGCATGAGCGTGGGCGAACAGACAACCTTCATCAACCGGCTCAAGTCCCGCCTGGCCCGCTATGAAGAATACGACCGCGACCGCGCCAACTGGGAAAACTTCGGCCAGACTGACGCCGGGGAGTGGGTCTACCGTGTGCCCTTGCGCATGCTGCCCTGA
- a CDS encoding virulence factor SrfC family protein, with amino-acid sequence MQQQDSELARHCRQLAETAREAGGWLADNAALVGGERAALQKDMRQAARFFSKCEQAAVRKMCVGVFGPSQSGKSYLISALASNAAGVLLADFCGAEHDFIKEINPEGGKESTGLVTRFTTTRPEGVSAAYPIRLRLLSETDVARVLANTYYADCDHKDAPDADALRAALEALAARAAAAPLSGGLSGDDVEELRDYVHKNFASRPRVQLLQNGYWARAVELAPRLNLEDRAALLGLIWDSVPQFQAVYLELCAALRDLGNPTEAFCPPEALIPRANSIIDVARLHGLGTPAGDDTLSVTTDAGRTTRLPRAVVTALTAEITIYMREKPDDFFDYTDLLDFPGYRARYKFTNLREALESKKETLKELFLRGKVAYLFERYREEKELTSMLLCIGPSTQEVQDLPQAVYEWICSTHGEQPQMRAGKPPALFFVLTKMDMEFEKKAGSPSVETRWTTRLESSLVNFFGQMHDWPQNWDGVHPFNNVFLLRNPNFLCEAIFTYDQRRETGIRPEQRAFVEEVRQAFLQSPLVRRHVADPETVWQAAMTLNDGGVSLLRERLRPLCNPELKRRQISVSLTERNARLRTALAPFYRSDDREELRRQKEQLARTLAALLAGVAEKQLFGALLRRLQVRDEDLYELCCNAWQNPTFGEAPTAQVVGTRVAASDILSDIFGDAAPAAPVQETAATARDTAGAFATMVLDHWIERLRQFGGSTEVRTLFGLPAREVDQLCHELVQAAARCRLRENLEAELRGNTAYGNLARERQVWKQVSLAADAINAFVDWLDFDPRNKSRAERTLTQGGKAVSLFDPPPDIVGEPHIGEQEAPYDRLWYTDWLRALVANIMTNVDFDGQQNVNPEQNNRLRDILQVFKD; translated from the coding sequence ATGCAACAGCAGGATAGCGAACTGGCGCGGCACTGCCGCCAACTGGCCGAAACCGCCCGTGAAGCCGGCGGCTGGCTTGCGGACAACGCCGCTCTGGTGGGCGGCGAACGCGCGGCCCTGCAAAAGGACATGCGCCAGGCGGCCCGTTTTTTCAGCAAATGCGAGCAGGCGGCCGTGCGCAAGATGTGCGTGGGCGTCTTTGGCCCCAGTCAATCGGGCAAGTCCTACCTTATCTCCGCCTTGGCCAGCAATGCGGCGGGCGTGCTGCTGGCCGACTTTTGCGGTGCAGAACACGATTTCATCAAAGAAATAAACCCGGAAGGCGGCAAGGAATCCACAGGCCTGGTCACCCGCTTCACCACTACCAGGCCCGAAGGCGTCAGCGCGGCCTATCCCATCCGCCTGCGCCTGCTGTCGGAAACGGACGTGGCCCGCGTGCTGGCCAACACCTACTATGCCGACTGCGACCACAAAGACGCCCCCGATGCCGACGCCCTGCGCGCCGCCCTGGAGGCCCTGGCCGCCCGCGCCGCCGCCGCGCCCCTGTCCGGCGGCCTGAGCGGCGACGATGTGGAAGAATTGCGGGATTATGTGCACAAAAACTTCGCCTCCCGCCCGCGCGTCCAACTGCTCCAAAACGGCTACTGGGCGCGGGCCGTGGAGCTGGCCCCCCGCCTGAATCTGGAAGACCGCGCCGCGCTGCTGGGCCTGATCTGGGACAGCGTGCCGCAGTTTCAGGCCGTCTATCTGGAACTCTGCGCGGCTCTGCGCGACCTGGGCAACCCCACGGAGGCCTTCTGCCCGCCCGAAGCGCTCATCCCGCGTGCCAACAGCATCATTGACGTGGCCCGTCTGCACGGTCTGGGCACGCCTGCCGGGGACGACACCTTGTCCGTCACCACCGACGCGGGCCGCACAACACGCCTGCCCCGGGCCGTCGTCACGGCCCTCACGGCCGAGATTACCATCTACATGCGCGAAAAACCTGATGATTTCTTTGACTACACCGACCTGCTGGACTTTCCCGGCTACCGGGCGCGCTACAAATTCACCAATCTGCGTGAGGCCTTGGAAAGCAAAAAGGAAACCCTCAAGGAACTGTTCCTGCGCGGCAAGGTGGCCTATCTTTTTGAGCGCTATCGGGAGGAAAAAGAACTCACCAGCATGCTGCTCTGCATCGGCCCCAGCACCCAGGAGGTGCAGGATCTGCCCCAGGCCGTTTACGAGTGGATCTGCTCCACCCACGGCGAACAACCGCAGATGCGCGCGGGCAAGCCCCCGGCCCTGTTCTTTGTGCTCACCAAGATGGACATGGAATTTGAAAAAAAGGCCGGCTCCCCCTCAGTGGAAACCCGCTGGACCACCAGACTGGAATCCTCTCTGGTCAACTTTTTTGGCCAGATGCACGACTGGCCGCAAAACTGGGACGGCGTGCACCCCTTCAACAACGTCTTTTTGCTGCGCAATCCCAATTTTCTCTGCGAGGCCATCTTCACCTACGACCAGCGGCGAGAAACCGGCATTCGCCCGGAGCAACGCGCATTTGTGGAAGAAGTGCGCCAAGCCTTCCTCCAGTCCCCCCTGGTGCGGCGGCATGTGGCCGACCCGGAAACTGTCTGGCAGGCGGCCATGACCCTCAACGACGGCGGCGTTTCCCTGCTGCGCGAACGCCTGCGGCCCCTGTGCAACCCGGAGCTCAAACGCCGACAGATCAGCGTGAGCCTGACGGAACGCAACGCCCGTCTGCGCACGGCCCTGGCCCCCTTCTATCGCAGCGACGACAGGGAAGAACTGCGCCGCCAAAAAGAACAGCTCGCCCGCACCCTGGCCGCGCTGCTGGCCGGCGTGGCGGAAAAACAGCTCTTCGGCGCGCTGCTGCGCCGTCTGCAGGTGCGGGACGAAGACCTTTACGAACTGTGCTGCAACGCCTGGCAAAACCCGACCTTTGGCGAGGCCCCGACCGCGCAGGTGGTGGGTACCCGTGTGGCTGCCAGTGACATCCTGAGCGATATTTTCGGCGACGCTGCTCCGGCCGCACCGGTACAGGAAACCGCCGCCACAGCCAGGGACACGGCGGGCGCGTTCGCCACTATGGTACTGGACCACTGGATCGAACGCCTGCGCCAGTTCGGCGGCAGCACAGAAGTGCGCACACTGTTCGGCCTGCCCGCGCGGGAGGTAGACCAGCTCTGCCACGAACTGGTCCAGGCCGCCGCCCGCTGCCGGCTGCGGGAAAACCTGGAGGCTGAATTGCGCGGCAACACGGCCTACGGCAACCTGGCCCGCGAGCGACAGGTCTGGAAGCAGGTCAGTCTGGCGGCGGACGCCATTAACGCCTTTGTGGACTGGCTGGACTTTGACCCCCGCAACAAAAGCCGGGCCGAGCGCACCCTCACCCAGGGAGGCAAGGCCGTAAGCCTGTTCGATCCGCCTCCGGATATAGTGGGCGAACCCCACATTGGCGAGCAGGAAGCCCCCTACGACCGCCTCTGGTATACGGACTGGCTGCGCGCCCTGGTGGCCAACATCATGACGAACGTGGATTTTGACGGCCAGCAGAACGTGAATCCGGAACAAAATAATCGCCTGCGCGACATCCTGCAGGTTTTCAAGGACTAG
- a CDS encoding ABC transporter permease, whose translation MAARTHRVMCRLACRDYLREALLSACAVLGLAAVLTPLLVLYGVKFGVVQTLTDRLQHDPRNLEVSPVSSGRFTLQDVEKFAARPDVAFALPRTRAIAATMDLRNGKEGARKTVTASLEPSAAGDPLLARYGVPAPVMPAQPLAAPVEVTLSAPAAEKLGCSLGDTLTGTLERRYQGQVQRARVTLRVAGVLPLAAQQKDVAFVPLPLAQATEDYRDGRAVPELGTAQGWTGEPRPEGPRLYPGFRLYASSLEAVTGLREFFAGQGLEVYTHAAEIEQVTSLSRALNTVFALICAAAAAGFLASTASSALAGVKRKERMLGLLRLTGFGTGALLLFPLVQALLTALLGTATAMGVYAAAAAVINHLFAASLGDMEQVCRLLPRHVLLVFAAVAGLALTAALGPALRATRIEPSEVIRDV comes from the coding sequence ATGGCCGCCCGTACCCACCGCGTCATGTGCCGGCTGGCCTGCCGGGACTATCTGCGCGAAGCGCTGCTCTCAGCCTGCGCCGTGCTGGGCCTGGCCGCCGTGCTCACGCCCCTGCTGGTGCTCTACGGCGTCAAATTCGGCGTGGTGCAGACCCTCACGGACAGACTGCAGCACGACCCCCGCAACCTGGAAGTAAGCCCCGTCAGCAGTGGGCGTTTTACCCTGCAGGATGTGGAAAAATTCGCCGCACGGCCTGACGTGGCCTTTGCTCTGCCCCGCACCCGCGCCATCGCCGCGACCATGGACCTGCGCAACGGCAAGGAAGGCGCGCGCAAAACCGTGACGGCTTCCCTGGAGCCCAGCGCCGCGGGCGACCCCCTGCTTGCCCGCTATGGCGTCCCCGCACCCGTCATGCCCGCCCAGCCTTTGGCCGCGCCCGTGGAGGTGACGCTTTCCGCCCCGGCGGCGGAAAAACTGGGCTGCAGCCTGGGGGACACGCTTACGGGCACGCTGGAGCGTCGCTATCAGGGGCAGGTGCAGCGGGCGCGCGTGACTCTGCGCGTGGCGGGCGTCCTGCCTTTGGCCGCACAGCAGAAGGATGTGGCCTTTGTGCCCTTGCCCCTGGCCCAGGCAACGGAGGACTACCGCGACGGCCGCGCCGTGCCGGAGCTGGGGACGGCCCAGGGCTGGACCGGCGAACCGCGACCGGAAGGCCCACGCCTCTACCCCGGTTTCCGCCTGTACGCCTCCTCCCTGGAGGCCGTCACGGGTCTGCGGGAGTTTTTCGCCGGGCAGGGGTTGGAAGTCTACACCCATGCGGCGGAAATCGAACAGGTGACCAGCCTTTCCCGCGCCCTGAACACCGTTTTTGCACTCATCTGCGCGGCCGCCGCCGCCGGATTTCTGGCTTCCACAGCCAGCAGCGCCCTGGCCGGGGTCAAACGCAAGGAACGCATGCTGGGGCTGCTGCGTCTCACGGGCTTCGGCACCGGCGCATTGCTGCTCTTTCCTCTTGTGCAGGCCCTGCTCACCGCCCTGCTTGGTACGGCCACGGCCATGGGCGTCTACGCCGCGGCCGCTGCGGTCATCAACCATCTTTTCGCGGCCAGCCTCGGCGATATGGAGCAGGTCTGCCGCCTGCTGCCCAGGCATGTGCTGCTGGTCTTTGCCGCCGTAGCCGGCCTGGCCCTGACCGCGGCTCTGGGCCCGGCCTTGCGGGCTACCCGCATTGAGCCWTCGGAGGTCATCCGCGATGTCTGA
- a CDS encoding sel1 repeat family protein, which translates to MRATITADAGRGPGCAVIVIADAPETAGPAFLLRRASDQKSLTTAGWQENETRLSPDHWERQGADLRLLVGPAVVDALDDLDAYRLTLVNAAPCVLQVGPLVYSPMRGGHGLADAAPTPAPDPEPEPAPSPTPEPAAPPEEAAPAEPTAEGLNAPDAPPLALEPEAPAPRRNLPLLLILGLLLLAILAFALWWFALRGPVAPSAPAATADTPAARGSTDAAAPAQQQAEQAQSTPAQQSPLRMAREMLRGQAQPEQSLSAAGPLRTPQASPEQSDAAFLLLEDAAQKGNAAAMYMVAQFYDPQSRLPRGSLPVDLTQARRWYEAALQKGHAEARPALDALRAYAKTQADKGDAEAAALLQDWK; encoded by the coding sequence ATGCGCGCCACCATCACTGCGGACGCCGGGCGCGGCCCCGGCTGTGCCGTTATTGTCATTGCGGACGCCCCGGAAACGGCCGGGCCGGCATTTCTTCTCCGCCGGGCTTCGGACCAGAAAAGCCTCACCACCGCCGGCTGGCAGGAAAACGAAACCCGCCTCAGCCCCGACCACTGGGAACGCCAGGGCGCAGACCTGCGCCTGCTGGTGGGCCCCGCCGTGGTGGACGCGCTGGACGATCTGGACGCCTACCGCCTGACCTTGGTCAATGCCGCGCCCTGCGTGCTGCAGGTAGGACCGCTGGTCTATTCGCCCATGCGCGGCGGGCACGGCCTGGCGGACGCCGCGCCCACGCCGGCCCCGGATCCCGAACCGGAACCGGCCCCATCGCCCACCCCGGAGCCCGCAGCGCCGCCGGAAGAAGCCGCTCCGGCAGAACCAACGGCGGAAGGCCTCAACGCGCCCGACGCGCCACCCCTGGCCCTGGAGCCAGAAGCGCCCGCCCCCAGGCGCAATCTGCCCTTGCTCCTGATCCTGGGTCTGTTGCTCCTGGCCATTCTGGCTTTTGCCCTGTGGTGGTTTGCCCTGCGCGGGCCGGTCGCGCCGTCGGCCCCCGCCGCAACGGCAGACACGCCCGCCGCAAGGGGAAGTACAGACGCGGCCGCTCCGGCACAGCAGCAAGCTGAACAGGCGCAGAGCACACCGGCGCAGCAGTCCCCCCTGCGCATGGCCAGAGAAATGCTGCGCGGTCAGGCCCAGCCGGAACAGAGTCTGAGCGCGGCCGGTCCCCTGCGTACGCCGCAGGCGAGCCCGGAACAGAGCGACGCGGCCTTTCTGCTGCTGGAAGACGCGGCGCAAAAGGGCAATGCCGCGGCCATGTACATGGTGGCCCAGTTTTATGACCCACAAAGCAGGCTGCCGCGCGGCAGCCTGCCTGTGGACCTGACCCAGGCCAGACGCTGGTATGAAGCAGCCCTACAAAAGGGCCACGCTGAAGCCCGCCCGGCCCTGGACGCCCTGCGCGCCTACGCCAAAACCCAGGCGGACAAGGGCGACGCCGAAGCCGCCGCCCTGCTGCAGGACTGGAAATAA